A window of Lepidochelys kempii isolate rLepKem1 chromosome 1, rLepKem1.hap2, whole genome shotgun sequence contains these coding sequences:
- the LOC140915200 gene encoding olfactory receptor 52P1-like has translation MASFNLTPSDASTFILMGIPGLETAHIMISIPFSTFYIIGLLGNFTVLFVVGKEQTLHKPMYLLLCMLALTDISRSTSTVPKALCIFWFNLKYITVNGCLTQMFFHHVFSLMHSSILVTMAFDRYVAICNPLRYANILTNARIAKLGLVGLTRAVLFILPLPLLLSRQPFCANHVIPHTYCEHIAVVKMSCGDITFNGTWNFVLVFVIIGLDLPLIALSYGLIIRAVFRISSKEAHQKAFNTCTTHTWVILTSYTPPLFSNLTHQFGQGIAPHVHIILANLYFLIPPMLNPIIYGVKNKELSDKVVKYFHRM, from the coding sequence ATGGCATCTTTCAACCTCACCCCCTCTGATGCTTCAACATTCATCCTAATGGGCATCCCTGGCCTGGAAACTGCCCACATCATgatttccatccctttctctaCGTTCTACATTATTGGGCTGTTGGGAAAtttcacagttctgtttgttGTAGGCAAAGAACAGACCCTGCACAAGCCGATGTACCTGCTGCTCTGTATGCTGGCGCTCACAGACATCAGCAGGTCGACCTCCACTGTGCCTAAGGCACTGTgtatattttggttcaatttgaaaTACATCACTGTGAAtggctgcctcacccagatgttcttcCATCATGTTTTTTCTCTTATGCACTCATCCATCCTTGTGACAATGGCCTTTGATCGCTACGttgccatatgtaaccctctgagatatgCCAACATCCTCACCAACGCACGAATAGCTAAGCTAGGGCTAGTGGGTTTGACACgagctgttctcttcattctgccCCTGCCCTTGCTCCTGAGCAGGCAGCCATTCTGTGCCAACCACGTTATCCCCCACACGTACTGCGAGCACATAGCTGTGGTGAAGATGTCATGTGGGGACATTACATTCAACGGGACATGGAACTTTGTGTTAGTGTTTGTAATCATCGGGTTAGACCTGCCGCTGATTGCCCTGTCCTATGGTCTGATCATCAGGGCTGTCTTCAGAATCTCCTCCAAGGAAGCCCACCAGAAAGCCTTCAACACCTGCACTACCCACACCTGGGTAATTCTGACCTCTTATACTCCCCCCCTCTTCTCAAACCTGACACATCAGTTCGGTCAGGGCATCGCTCCCCATGTTCACATCATCTTGGCCAACCTCTATTTCCTCATTCCCCCCATGCTCAACCCTATCATTTATGGAGTCAAAAACAAGGAGCTTTCTGACAAAGTTGTTAAATACTTCCACAGAATGTGA